The Wansuia hejianensis genomic interval GCCACTTCCTGTGAAACTGACAGCTTATCCCTGTTCTCTTCCAGGATCTTAAGCGCCCGCTCATCAGCAAGTTCCTTCAGGTCCTTCGCATTGGCAGTCGGAACGCCACGCTGGAATATTTCTGGTTTACTCTGCTCGTTGTAGTGGTCCAGTGTATGCTCCTCACCTAAGAAGTTTCCACGGATTCCCACCTCACGGATCACATCCAGCGCCATTGTAATATCGTTAACCGGTATTCCTTCCTGTGCCTTACGGTACATACGGATCACATCGGCATCAGCAACGAGCTGTCCTAAGCTCATCACAATACCGCTGTCCAGTATACCGCCGCCATAGATAATATTTGCCCCTGCGAGCACCGGAAGTAAACCCGTCATTGTCTTCTCGTGACCTGCCTGGAAGTCACAGAATTTTGACTCCGTCTATGTCCCGCCGATCAGAGTCGGTATTCCGTATTTCCTTCCAAGCGCAGCCATGGTAGCGCTTAAAATACCTGCCTCCGGACAGCCTACCAGAGCGCTGGAGCCGTGACGCATGTCAGAGATTCCCGGAGAACCTCCGCAGATAAATCTGGCTCCCTTACGAACCAGCTGCGACAGAACCAGAGTCGCGAGATTCTCCGCGTTGGCGATGATAGCCGATCCTGCAAGGGTGACCGGAGCCATACCTCCTGCCATCGACATTGTCATATTTGCGACGGGAATATCATATTCTGCCGCCGTCATGAGCACCTCGCACGCCTCTTCCGGAAGGAACAGCGGGCTGATCGTACATTCTCCAAAAAAGATTGTCGGCTTCTCCTGAAGCGCCTTCAGACTTCCGCGCTCAACGCTCGCCATCTCAATATCATACTCGACGTTCCACTTCCTGCTGGAGGATGCCATCATGGGCTTACGGAGATGTGTATAATGCATCTCAAAGCTATGTATATTCGTAAACCCTCTTTTAACATCGCTCGCTGTCAGCGTTGAAAAACAGAAATCATACTCTGGCAGCCGGTCTACCAGTGTCGCGGTGTCTATGATATCTTTTTTCACCGCCATACGCGCTTCACCGGTTTCAATGTCTTCAATCTGCGGCGCACAGCCGAACGGAGAATGGTACACTCTTCCGCCGCCCAGCTCCATATTGAACTCCTCACTTTTACCATACAGTGTAAAAGATGAAGGACATGACTGGATGGCTTCTTCCACTACATACTGGGGAATTCTTACCGTTTTTTTGTCATAGTCCACTGCGCAGCCGCCCTTTTCATAACATTCCAGGGCTTCTTTGCTGCCGATTTCCATGCCGACTTCAGACAGCACTTCGAGCGTCGCCCGATGCAGCTGATCCAGGCTGTCTTCGCTGAACAGGTCCAGCCTGGCGCCTGTAATGTCATTTAAGCCGGCCGATAGGTTTCTTTTCATGTATGCGCTACCTCCTTGTTTTATTTTAAATTCAGTATAATATCTCCAGTGGATTTAGAGTCAAGGGCAAAATAAGCAAAAAAATTACCATCTGTCAAACCATCCCGTACTCTCTCCATCGCTGGTGAAATACTCCGGCGCCTGGCTGCCCTGCAGGATCTCCCGGAAAATATTACGGCTGAGCGGCGGCACCGTATCCGGGCCGTAGGACCGGAATTCTTCCGAGTTGGAAATGACCGCCCCCATACGCCGCATATCCTCGATATTCACCCGCTGTATCTCTTCCGTCTGGGACGAACAGCAATCTTCCAGGATCACAACTTGATATTCCAGTGAGTTCGCGTCATAACAGGCGGTTCTGATACAGTTCGGAGTTGTAGTTCCAATCAGTATGACAGTCTCCACGTGCAGCCGGCGAAGGATCAGGTCCAGCTCCGTATGGAAAAAAGCGCTCCATCGGGGCTTGATAATCGTATAGTCGCCATCCTGTGGACGGAGGCCTTCAGGCGCCTCTGCGCTGATCGGGCCGCGGCTGGAAGGCCCCATGCCGCGGCCGCCGTTTTTCCACGCTTCATATCTCGTCATTTCCACGTCGCTTCCATCGTTCCTGTAGATCCTCTTGACGAAAAATACCGGGATTCCTTTCTGGCGGGCAGTGTTCACCACGGCTGCACACGCGGGAACCGTCTTTTCCGCATTCCTGATGCACTGGGCAGATTCAGCGCTGATAAACCCCTTCTCCATGTCTATTACAATCAGCGCTGATCTGGTTGGATTATCTTTCATCAGCAGATCACATTCACAGGCTTGTTCTGCAGCCAGCCTTTAATATTCTCGCAGACGATGACAGCCCTTTTCTCAAACGCCTGGGCAGACGCAAATGCGACGTGAGGGGTAGCGATCAGGTTGTCTGCCTGGAACAGAACATGATCCTGGGGTACGGGCGGTTCCATTTCAAATACATCCACCGCCGCTCCGGCTATCCTGCCGCTGTTCAAGGCATCTGCCAGTGCTTCGCTGTCAACAATGGGGCCGCGGGCGCAGTTTATGAACAAGGCATCCTTCTTCATCAGGTCAAACTGTTCTTTTCCGATCATCCCGATTGTCTGGGGATTCTGCGGAACATGGACGGATATGATATCACAGGTGCTGAGCAGATCTTCCAGGGAGATAAAGGTTACCCCCTGGATGTCCTTGACGGTCCTGCTGTAGGCATAAGTCTCGCAGCCGAAAGCCTGGGCGATCCGAAGTACCCGCTCGCCAATAGCTCCGGCCCCTATCACCCCGAATTTCTTGCCTTCCAGCTCCCATCCCACGAGTCCGGCCTTTGTTCCGCCTTCACGTACTGCACGGTCACAGGCGGGAATATTTCTGGAAAGGCTGATCGCGAATCCGAATACAAGATCTGCGACTGCCACCGTGGAATATCCGGCGCAGTTACATACCATAATTCCCTTGGACCTGCAGTATTCCACATCTATCAGATCTAC includes:
- a CDS encoding cysteine hydrolase family protein, producing MKDNPTRSALIVIDMEKGFISAESAQCIRNAEKTVPACAAVVNTARQKGIPVFFVKRIYRNDGSDVEMTRYEAWKNGGRGMGPSSRGPISAEAPEGLRPQDGDYTIIKPRWSAFFHTELDLILRRLHVETVILIGTTTPNCIRTACYDANSLEYQVVILEDCCSSQTEEIQRVNIEDMRRMGAVISNSEEFRSYGPDTVPPLSRNIFREILQGSQAPEYFTSDGESTGWFDRW
- a CDS encoding NAD(P)-dependent oxidoreductase: MKVTFLEPLGIPQEQLKAMVESSLGELVEATYYDTRAEDAETLTERSKGADCVVLSNIRYGEDIISQLPDLKMICVAFTGVDLIDVEYCRSKGIMVCNCAGYSTVAVADLVFGFAISLSRNIPACDRAVREGGTKAGLVGWELEGKKFGVIGAGAIGERVLRIAQAFGCETYAYSRTVKDIQGVTFISLEDLLSTCDIISVHVPQNPQTIGMIGKEQFDLMKKDALFINCARGPIVDSEALADALNSGRIAGAAVDVFEMEPPVPQDHVLFQADNLIATPHVAFASAQAFEKRAVIVCENIKGWLQNKPVNVIC